The following DNA comes from Streptomyces pristinaespiralis.
ACGTCAGAGCGGCGGCGCGGTCGGTGAGCTCGTCGTCCTTGAACTCCTTCAGCGTGCCGCGCAGTACCTGGCCGAATGACTTCTTGAGTACCGTGGTCGGCTTGTCCGGAGCGTTGCGCTCCACATCTGGCCCGGGGCCGGGCTTCTGATCCGCTTCCCGCCCGGGACCGGGCTTCTGATCGGCGCCGACAGCGGGCTGCGGTCCCGTGTCCGTGGCGCGGTCGTCCTCGTGACGGGAGGCGTCTTCGTGGCGATGCCGCAGATTCGCAAAACGGGTCATATTGCCCGTGTATCCGCATTCGCGGAAGGCAATCAAAAGAATGCACGAGCAGTCGAACACCCTCGATCCGGCGGCATCTTCGCTTCGTACGGGCCGTGGGCGCGCCCGTGCTCCGCCTTGATCTCCGTCTCGGCGGCAGTGCCCGGCCGGCGACGAATTCTCCTGGAAACGTGGCGGGGGCACCGTCACGGCCCGGGCACCGGCGTACGCGGTGCCCGGGCCGATGTCCGGAACAGACTCCGGCCTCGGCGTGTCAGCCGGGCCAGGTACCGGTGAGGCGTTTCGTGGCGACGGCGCCGCTGCGGTCGACGGCAGCCTTGACGAGAGCGAAGATCGCGCCTTGCAGGGTCGCGGCGAGCAGCACCTCCCGCCAGCTGCGGTCCTCGTCGGTGGCGTCCGGCGCGTCCTCGTCGTGGCCCAGCTTCTTCCACACCTGGCCGAACACCGCCCCCGCCACGGCGCCGCTCGTGGCACCGATCGCCAGACCGACGGGTTTGTAGAGGATCTTCGAGAGCTTCATCGACACCTCCTGTGCCTGACCACCATCAGAAGGACCAGGGCCGCGGCGACTCCCGCTCCCGCTCCGGCGAGCAGCTTCGTGTTGCTGCCGTGTGCCGCGTGGGCGGCCTGATGCTGCCGGTGCGGGTGAGGGGCCTTGTCGCGGATGGTGTCACCCATCGCGGCCGCCGTGGCGGTGACCTGCTCCTTGGCGTGGGTGGCCTTGAGGCTCACCTGGTCCTTCAGACCCGCTGCGGTCTCCTTGGCCCGGCTCTTGACGTCGGCCTTGGCCGCGAGCGCCTCCACCGTCTCCCCGAGTTCGTCCCGGGTGTGCTGGATCTGCGTGCGCAGTTCATCGGTCGAGAGGCTCCCCGGATCCCTGCTGCTGCCTTGCGGGGAAGTGTTCATCGGTGTGCCCTTTCCTTGATCTCGCGCACGTCGCGCTGCACGCTGCTGATCGTCTCCTGGGGCTTGGGCGGTCCGGCCCGCCGAATACTCTTCTTGCCGGCCGCGCCGAGAATCGCGGCGATCAGGAACAGCACCCCGGTGACGATCAGTGCCGCCGCCCACCACGGCAGGACGAGGGCGAGCGCGATGATCG
Coding sequences within:
- a CDS encoding DUF4235 domain-containing protein gives rise to the protein MKLSKILYKPVGLAIGATSGAVAGAVFGQVWKKLGHDEDAPDATDEDRSWREVLLAATLQGAIFALVKAAVDRSGAVATKRLTGTWPG
- a CDS encoding DUF3618 domain-containing protein; this translates as MNTSPQGSSRDPGSLSTDELRTQIQHTRDELGETVEALAAKADVKSRAKETAAGLKDQVSLKATHAKEQVTATAAAMGDTIRDKAPHPHRQHQAAHAAHGSNTKLLAGAGAGVAAALVLLMVVRHRRCR